One Odontesthes bonariensis isolate fOdoBon6 chromosome 17, fOdoBon6.hap1, whole genome shotgun sequence genomic window carries:
- the LOC142402523 gene encoding uncharacterized protein LOC142402523, whose translation MPRTSRRSQAARRRAEALPVQRIGVPTPSSDFVGRRGTGRRHKANEWPISEHTGRRHKLVIPDGSLDKKLVLVIGASHLRSLADGIVKMQGGFVSFAFMSTPGADADQLRKEVEKVVLPRRPDAICVFAPSNNLTSSINHQEAGRAFKLYLEAVREHCTKVFCIGMIPRLTESMEKQELFQQEYHRVSANLKMPFYSIAEDFPLSRVDLWSYDGIHLDDNKGMRILSDRIWVFAHQFLELSAPKPLATSQAAAPYKPRYVPRLVVKGVERVPRPPPPEWTTVRYGRKRSHSGESDSDSPKERVVPDKVSIATPVLKECYIPLNPVRFSPELLVAMEKVSPLAVAAVHTGNEMKPVERVKKPAVLRTRRVRQQVSATPSVTPAAVGVGLVSVKKNVEATSKQVDVCDVVPSPHPREAFDCPGLVSVRPFELVSDREMLEVSVDFECSQTPPRG comes from the exons ATGCCACGAACTAGTCGTAGATCTCAAGCTGCTCGTCGCCGTGCTGAGGCTTTGCCTGTTCAGCGCATTGGCGTACCAACGCCATCCAGTGACTTTGTTGGCC GCCGCGGAACTGGGCGGCGACACAAAGCGAACGAATGGCCAATCAGCGAGCATACTGGGCGTCGTCACAAGCTGGTCATTCCGGATGGGAGCCTTGATAAGAAA CTGGTTCTTGTTATCGGGGCGTCCCATTTGCGGTCCTTGGCAGATGGCATTGTTAAAATGCAAGGAGGTTTCGTATCTTTTGCCTTTATGTCGACTCCAGGGGCTGACGCAGATCAGCTGCGCAAGGAGGTTGAGAAGGTCGTACTTCCTCGTCGTCCTGACGCTATTTGCGTTTTTGCTCCATCCAACAACCTCACGTCCAGCATCAACCACCAAGAGGCAGGACGGGCCTTTAAGTTGTACCTTGAGGCAGTTCGTGAGCACTGCACTAag GTGTTCTGTATCGGTATGATTCCACGCTTGACGGAATCCATGGAGAAACAGGAGCTATTCCAGCAGGAGTATCATCGTGTTTCGGCAAATCTAA agatGCCGTTTTATTCCATTGCCGAGGACTTCCCCCTAAGTCGCGTCGATCTGTGGAGTTATGATGGA ATTCACCTTGACGACAACAAGGGGATGCGCATCCTCAGTGATCGCATTTGGGTGTTTGCGCATCAGTTCCTGGAGCTGTCTGCACCCAAGCCACTGGCCACGAGTCAGGCAGCTGCCCCGTACAAGCCGAGGTATGTGCCACGTCTGGTTGTGAAGGGAGTGGAACGAGTTCCACGTCCACCCCCTCCAGAGTGGACAACCGTGAGATACGGCAGGAAG AGGAGCCATTCGGGGGAATCTGACTCTGATTCACCCAAGGAAAGGGTGGTTCCTGATAAGGTGAGT ATTGCTACTCCAGTTTTGAAGGAGTGTTACATCCCCCTGAATCCTGTTCGTTTTTCACCTGAGTTGTTGGTTGCCatggaaaaagtttctccattggCAGTGGCAGCTGTTCACACAGGCAACGAG ATGAAGCCTGTGGAACGTGTCAAGAAACCAGCTGTCTTAAGGACCAGGCGTGTGAGACAGCAG gtttcagccacaCCGAGCGTAACTCCTGCCGCTGTTGGTGTGGGGCTTGTGTCCGTGAAGAAGAAT GTTGAGGCAACATCCAAACAGGTGGATGTCTGCGATGTGGTGCCTTCTCCCCATCCTCGGGAGGCGTTCGACTGTCCTGGGTTGGTGTCTGTCCGTCCGTTCGAGCTCGTTTCTGACCGGGAG ATGCTTGAGGTGTCGGTGGATTTCGAGTGCAGCCAAACGCCCCCCAGAG GGTGA